The Microbacterium sp. SORGH_AS_0862 region TGCTCGTCGAGCACACGAGTCGCGCGGCCGCCGAGCGCAGTGCCGGCCATGTCAGGGCCGCCCTCGTCCACGTCGAACGCGGCCGCGACGCACTCGAGGCCGCCGCAAGCGAAGCGGTCGAGACGGCACAGTCGGCGCTGCCCCACCTCCACGCGCAGTGGGCGCGTGTGCGCGAGTTCGCCGGTCAGGTCGACCAGGCCGTGACCGAGTACCAGGACGCGTACGACCTCGCCGTCCTGATGGAAGACCCTCTCATCCGCGCATCCGCATCCTCCTCCCTGGCCGGCATCCACGCGCTCGCGGGTCACCGTTCGGCCGCACTCCACTGGCTGCGTATCGCCGAGTCCTGCTTGCTGAGCACCGCGGCCGTGAAGTACGGCGTGCCGGCTCGACTGGCCGAGGCGCTGCACCACGGCGATCAGCTGCGCAACGAGGATGCCGAGCGCGCTCTCAGGGCGATCGATCACGCTGCGCTAGGCGAGCACTGGGCCCACGTGCTGCATGCCAGGGCGAGATTCGCTTCGGCGGCTGACGCGGCAGCGCTGCTCACCGAGATCGACATCGCCGCGGCCTCACGCCCCGGACCACTGAGCGAGACGGGCCTGATCGCCGAGCTCGTGGCCGGCGCGCGCATCGACCTGCTGCTGCGCCTGGGCGCGCTGACGCGAGCGACCGCGGTACTCGAGAAAGCCGAGGAAGCGATCTCTCGCAGCTCGCGCCTCGACGGATTCGACCTCTGGCCCGTGGAACCCGGCTATCTGACGCTCGCGCGAGGGCGCGTGGAGTCCGCCGCCGGTCAGCATCGCCGCGCCGTCGCCACTCTCACTTCCCTCATCGAGGAGGCGAGCTCCCGGCCTCGCCTGCTGGTGGAAGCTCTCATGACCGCGGCCGTCGCGAGTCTGCGCCTGGGCGAGCCGACCAACGCAGGAGAGGCCACGAGGCACGCGCTTCGTCTGGCACGCGAGTACGACCTCGCCGGCAGCATGTCCACCGTGGCTCGCAGCGACTTCGATCTGCTGGTGGAGACGGCGGGGCTGGCCGACGACGCGCTGGTCCGACACATTCGCGCATCAGCCGGCTTCCCCGAGGCTGCATCGGCGCCCTCGCTCACCGCCAGGGAGCGGGCGGTGCTGCGCGAGCTGACCACGGGCGCCACGACGGCCCAGATCGCCGACAGACTCTTCGTGAGCCCCAACACCGTCAAAACACAGCTCAGCAGCGGGTACCGCAAACTCGGTGTCGCCTCTCGTAAGGAGGCGGAGGCTGCCGCCCGGCGACTCGGACTCACCTGAACAGGTGGCACGCGTCAACGCCCCATCAGCTGCGTCAGCAGCCAGACCCCGGCCAGAACGACGGGGGCGGCGACGGAGACCGCCACGAGACCCATGACGCCGATCCACCCCAGGACCACCAGCACCACCGCCATGCCGCCCTCACCGCGAGCGCGAAGCCGTGGCTGCAGGGCGAGGGTGCGGAGGTTCTCGGTGGTCATGGCTCAAGCCTGGCGACCCAGCCCATCTCTCACATCCGTCGGGAGGATGTTTCACGTCCTCCGCGAGGACTATTCACCCGACCCAGCTCACGCCGGCCGCGGCATCGTGCCCCGCCACGGTCGGCGGGTCGGGGCCGGGACAGCCTGGAAGGCCTCCTCGAACCCAGCTCTCGAGCTTCCAGGTCGGCACACGGAAGATCCGGGCGACGATCACGACGGGGTGCCCCGCCTCGACCACCGCGGCGACGGCGAACTGCTGCAGCGACTCGAACGAACGCCCCGCGAGCACGCCGCGGCGGAGGTCGTCGAACGACCGCGGCGTGCGGCTCGGGGCGGGCGGTGCGGAAGGGGGCGTCTGAGCGCGGGGAGCGGGCTGCACGAACGGCGCGGCGCGGCGCGGATACCTCACCGGATGACCCGGCTGCACGGACGGGGCGGGGGCTGCGGCGCGCACGGGCGCCGCCGGCAGGAAGGACGGCGCGCCCGCGTCGCCGAGGTACCGGGCCGGAGGCTCCCAGAGTTCGGGGACCTCGAGCGGCACGTAGCCGGCGGGGGAGGGCTGCGACGCGGGATGCGCGAAGGGCGGGGCGACAACGGCCGACCGCGGCGCCGGCGCGGGCGCAGGCCTCGTCGAGGGCGTGCGCGCGGGCGCCGTCCGCTCGATCGTGGGGCGTTCCGCATCCGTCGGATGCGGTTCCTCGGCGGCGTCGGGGACACGCGCCATCCGCAACGCCACCACGACGAGGGCAGCGATCGCGACGGCGGTGACGACGAGAACGGGGTTGTCGCGTGCCCAGACGATCAGGTCCATGACGCTTCCTCTTCCGCTACGGCACCCGGGCACGAAGGGCCCGGATCGTGCCGCGTTCAGAAGGGGTCGGGGTGGCCCATCAGACGTGACACATGAGGTGTACAGGGGAAGACTACTCCCCGGCGCGGTCCGCGCACGGATCTGATGCGATCGATGTCGAACCGAGATGAGCGGCGGGCCCCGGATGTTCGGGACCGGGACCCACCGCGCAAGAGCCTTCGCGGGGACCTTGCAGCCTCCATCATGACGGCGCCGCCGGGGTGCACGCTCTGCGGATCGTGTGATTTCGCCCGGTGATTCACCCCCTTCGTGGACGCGAAGAACTGCTCAACCGGAAACACCGTGTTCATGAAGGATCCCTAATGTTCGGCGCATGGCACACGCACCGATCAAGGCCGTCATCCCCGCCGCGGGACTCGGCACCCGCTTCCTGCCCGCGACGAAGGCGATGCCGAAGGAGATGCTGCCGGTCGTCGACAAGCCGGCGATCCAGTACGTGGTCGAGGAGGCGGTGGCCGCGGGTAGTGACGACGTGCTGGTCATCGTCGGGCGCAACAAGAACGCCCTCGCCAACCACTTCGACCGCGTCGCGGAGCTCGAGCACACGCTGGAGAGGAAGGGCGACGCCGCCAAGCTGGAAAAGGTCATGCAGGCCAGCCGGCTCGCCGACGTGCACTTCGTGCGCCAGGGAGATCCGCTCGGGCTCGGCCACGCCGTGCTGCGCGCCCGCAAGCACGTGGGCCACGAGACGTTCGCCGTCCTCCTCGGCGACGACCTGATCGACGCCCGCGACGTGCTGCTCGCGCGCATGATCGAGGTGTCCCAGGCCCGATCTGCGACCGTCGTCGCCCTGATGGAGGTCGATCCGTCGCAGATCCACCTCTACGGCTGCGCGGCCGTCGCGCCCACCGCAGAGGACGACGTCGTGACCATCACCGGCCTCGTCGAGAAGCCGTCGGCCGCCGACGCGCCGAGCAACCTCGCCGTCATCGGACGCTACGTGCTCAAGCCCGAGATCTTCGACGTGCTCGAGAAGACCGCACCGGGCAAGGGCGGCGAGATCCAGCTCACCGACGCGCTGGAAGCGCTGGCCGAGGACGAGAGCATCGGCGGACCGGTTCTGGGCGTCGTCTTCCGCGGCCGCCGCTACGACACGGGCGACCGACTCGACTACATCAAGTCCAACGTGCAGCTCGCCCTGGATCGGGACGACCTCGGACCCGACCTGGCCCAGTGGATCAAGGAACTCGCCACCACTCTCTGAGAGCAGCGCCGGCGCTCACAGCGGAGATTCACATCGCCCATCGATGAACGAGAACGGGCAGAGTAGTAGAACACACCCGACACCTCCGGAAGGCACGGCATGAGCGACGCGCGCCCAGACTCCCCCGACGACTCACAGACGGGCTCCAGCCCGTTCGATGAACTGATGCGCCCGTCCTCGGGCGACGAAGGCAGCACGTTCTCGGTCGGATTCCGGGGCTACGACCGCCATGAGGTCGATGCGGCGATCTCCGAGCTCACGAACCGCCTGCAGCGCACCTCGGCCGAGCTCGGCACGGCCGAGGCGCGCCAGCGGGAGACCCTCGATCGACTGCGCGAGGAGCAGCGGACGGAGATCGAACGCCTGGTCGCCGAGACCGAGGAGTCGGTGGGTCGGGTGCGCGAAGAGCAGCGCGAGCAGACGGAACGGCTGGAGGCCGATCTGCAGACGGCGACCGCCCAGATATCCGAAGCCGAAGCGCGCATCGCCGCCCTGACCGCGCAGCTCGTCGAACGGCCCGAGGGCGACGAAGGGTCGGAGACCCCGGTGTCGGATCCCGCCGACCCGTCGACACGCGACCAGTTCGAGGCCGTTCTGCGCGTCGCCGAGGAGCAGGCCGGCCTCATCGTCCAGAACGCCGCAGCGCAGGCGGAACGCCTGCTCGAGGCAGCGCGCGAGGAAGTCGCGACCCAACGCACCCAGGCTCAGGCGGACGTCTCCCGCATCCAGGCGCAGGCGCAGCACGACGCCGACCAGGTGCGCCTGCGGATCGAGACCGAGTACACGGCGCACGAGGCGACCATCCAGCGCGAAGCGGCGCACGCCGCCGAGAAGCTCGCGCAGGCGGAGCGAGAGGCCGAGGCCATCCGTTCGGAGGCGGAGAAGGGCGCTGCCGCGCTGCGAGCGATGGTGACGCGCGAGACCGCGCAGTTGCGCAGCGACACCGAACGC contains the following coding sequences:
- a CDS encoding LuxR C-terminal-related transcriptional regulator yields the protein MSDVTREPPCPLTAAVDEEDWERVTRVIADHWSELILHDAPTLLAALERLPPSTLAAQPRYVAARTYLRHLSHGERSVHRYRHSAFERPDALLDVLVEHTSRAAAERSAGHVRAALVHVERGRDALEAAASEAVETAQSALPHLHAQWARVREFAGQVDQAVTEYQDAYDLAVLMEDPLIRASASSSLAGIHALAGHRSAALHWLRIAESCLLSTAAVKYGVPARLAEALHHGDQLRNEDAERALRAIDHAALGEHWAHVLHARARFASAADAAALLTEIDIAAASRPGPLSETGLIAELVAGARIDLLLRLGALTRATAVLEKAEEAISRSSRLDGFDLWPVEPGYLTLARGRVESAAGQHRRAVATLTSLIEEASSRPRLLVEALMTAAVASLRLGEPTNAGEATRHALRLAREYDLAGSMSTVARSDFDLLVETAGLADDALVRHIRASAGFPEAASAPSLTARERAVLRELTTGATTAQIADRLFVSPNTVKTQLSSGYRKLGVASRKEAEAAARRLGLT
- the galU gene encoding UTP--glucose-1-phosphate uridylyltransferase GalU, producing the protein MAHAPIKAVIPAAGLGTRFLPATKAMPKEMLPVVDKPAIQYVVEEAVAAGSDDVLVIVGRNKNALANHFDRVAELEHTLERKGDAAKLEKVMQASRLADVHFVRQGDPLGLGHAVLRARKHVGHETFAVLLGDDLIDARDVLLARMIEVSQARSATVVALMEVDPSQIHLYGCAAVAPTAEDDVVTITGLVEKPSAADAPSNLAVIGRYVLKPEIFDVLEKTAPGKGGEIQLTDALEALAEDESIGGPVLGVVFRGRRYDTGDRLDYIKSNVQLALDRDDLGPDLAQWIKELATTL
- a CDS encoding cell division initiation protein; amino-acid sequence: MRPSSGDEGSTFSVGFRGYDRHEVDAAISELTNRLQRTSAELGTAEARQRETLDRLREEQRTEIERLVAETEESVGRVREEQREQTERLEADLQTATAQISEAEARIAALTAQLVERPEGDEGSETPVSDPADPSTRDQFEAVLRVAEEQAGLIVQNAAAQAERLLEAAREEVATQRTQAQADVSRIQAQAQHDADQVRLRIETEYTAHEATIQREAAHAAEKLAQAEREAEAIRSEAEKGAAALRAMVTRETAQLRSDTERDVREMNARLLEFEETLTRRQDDAQQEFLVLHNQAVAHAERITSDANDQVAASLEHAQRISAKADDYEKLMRAQAAQIEADAHVRAQENLDRARTKAHKIVSTVIDHSTAVLRDAEDRTRALRWQQQQLTSFMSEVRELIRPEGVLSATAGADEAASDSAHGDGPQEDEDQHD